A window from Clostridia bacterium encodes these proteins:
- a CDS encoding Hsp20/alpha crystallin family protein, whose product MAIPDKKEGAKMPEDRIRVAPNTVAYADRASHKLVVEFAIPGAPTDTIDVKILEDSVYLTAPARDIEYVSALALGWPVKPDKAEATYENGLLRIEVPFKDPMEGAVKVAIKAGGAEIKTKAIKS is encoded by the coding sequence ATGGCGATTCCGGATAAGAAGGAAGGTGCCAAGATGCCGGAAGATCGGATTAGGGTGGCGCCCAATACAGTAGCATATGCTGACAGGGCGAGCCACAAACTGGTAGTGGAGTTTGCCATCCCAGGAGCACCAACGGATACGATCGATGTGAAGATCCTGGAAGACAGCGTGTACCTGACAGCACCAGCAAGGGATATCGAGTATGTCTCGGCGCTGGCTTTAGGTTGGCCGGTGAAACCCGACAAAGCCGAAGCGACCTACGAGAACGGCCTGCTCCGGATCGAGGTGCCCTTCAAAGATCCGATGGAAGGTGCGGTGAAGGTCGCCATCAAAGCAGGTGGCGCGGAAATCAAGACCAAAGCAATCAAGAGCTGA